A part of Pradoshia eiseniae genomic DNA contains:
- a CDS encoding MOSC domain-containing protein produces the protein MVEGKIESVRIGTPKPLPYRGKIVQSAIFKEEVHHSIYVSLTNLEGDIQADKKHHGGPDKAVCAYAAENYVYFTEKIGQAFPYGSFGENLTISGLREDTIMIGDIISIGECTLQVSQPREPCYKIAARHNLFQLPIWIRQTGYSGYYLRVLKEGILKAGDNAVIIERGTGGITIAEANTAMYSHEATFEQINRVANEEALSASWRKQLTKKLESLT, from the coding sequence ATGGTAGAAGGCAAAATCGAAAGCGTGCGTATTGGTACACCTAAACCTTTGCCTTACCGGGGCAAGATTGTCCAATCTGCAATCTTCAAAGAGGAGGTACATCATTCCATCTATGTCTCTCTCACAAACCTTGAAGGAGATATTCAAGCAGATAAAAAGCATCATGGCGGCCCTGATAAAGCCGTTTGTGCATACGCAGCTGAGAACTATGTTTATTTCACTGAAAAAATCGGACAGGCTTTTCCCTACGGTTCATTTGGTGAGAATCTAACCATCAGCGGTCTGAGGGAAGATACCATCATGATCGGTGACATAATCTCTATCGGTGAATGCACCCTCCAAGTATCCCAGCCTCGTGAGCCATGCTACAAGATAGCCGCAAGGCATAACCTGTTCCAATTACCCATTTGGATTAGACAAACGGGCTACTCCGGCTATTATTTACGCGTATTGAAAGAAGGCATACTCAAGGCGGGCGACAATGCCGTCATTATAGAAAGAGGGACAGGCGGCATTACCATAGCCGAAGCAAATACCGCTATGTACTCACATGAGGCGACCTTTGAGCAGATTAACCGGGTCGCGAATGAAGAAGCTCTCTCTGCTTCATGGCGCAAGCAATTAACGAAAAAACTGGAAAGCCTGACATAA
- a CDS encoding YjzD family protein has protein sequence MKYIFTFIWTFALTHMVMYVTSAMVEGGEYVFSTASILAVAITILILLVAAIIPNEPVQEHH, from the coding sequence TTGAAATATATTTTTACATTTATCTGGACATTTGCATTGACACATATGGTCATGTACGTGACGAGTGCAATGGTTGAAGGCGGAGAATATGTATTTAGCACTGCTTCAATTCTCGCTGTTGCCATCACCATTTTGATTCTTCTCGTTGCGGCGATCATACCGAATGAACCTGTACAAGAGCATCATTAA
- the fabF gene encoding beta-ketoacyl-ACP synthase II: MELKRVVVTGMGAISPLGNSVEENWKNAINGVSGIGPLTRVNPDEFPAKVAGEVKGFEITDYVDRKEARKMDRFTHYAIGAAKMAVNDSKLEITPENAERVGVWIGSGIGGMETFEQQYDVFLNRGYRRVSPFFVPMLIPDMASGQVSIMLGAKGINSCTVTACATGTNSIGDAFKAIQRGDADVIVTGGAEAPITRMALAGFCANTALSTNPDPNSASRPFDKNRDGFVIGEGAGVIVLEELSHALNRNAPIYAEIVGYGSTGDAHHITAPAPEGEGGARAMKMALDDANLSPESVDYINAHGTSTEYNDSLETMAIKTVFGEYAHKLAISSTKSMTGHLLGAAGGIEAIFSVLSIANDIIPPTIHYHEKDPACDLDYVPNEAREKTVSCAMSNSFGFGGHNATIVFKKYE, translated from the coding sequence ATGGAGCTGAAGCGAGTTGTTGTGACAGGCATGGGAGCCATTTCACCATTAGGTAACTCTGTAGAAGAGAACTGGAAGAATGCTATTAATGGAGTATCAGGAATAGGACCCTTGACAAGAGTCAATCCAGACGAATTCCCCGCAAAGGTGGCAGGGGAAGTGAAAGGGTTTGAGATAACCGATTATGTGGACCGCAAGGAAGCAAGAAAGATGGATCGCTTTACTCATTATGCCATTGGGGCCGCAAAGATGGCTGTTAATGACTCAAAGCTTGAGATTACACCAGAGAATGCCGAACGTGTAGGTGTTTGGATTGGTTCCGGAATTGGCGGGATGGAAACCTTTGAACAGCAATACGATGTGTTTTTGAATAGAGGATATAGACGTGTCAGTCCATTCTTTGTGCCGATGCTTATTCCTGACATGGCGAGCGGACAAGTGTCAATTATGTTAGGGGCAAAGGGAATCAATTCTTGTACAGTTACTGCTTGTGCAACAGGAACGAACTCGATTGGCGATGCCTTTAAAGCCATTCAGCGCGGCGATGCAGACGTTATAGTAACCGGAGGAGCTGAGGCGCCGATTACAAGAATGGCTTTGGCAGGTTTTTGTGCAAATACGGCGCTTTCAACAAATCCTGATCCAAATTCAGCCAGCAGGCCGTTCGATAAGAATCGCGATGGCTTTGTTATTGGCGAGGGAGCAGGAGTAATCGTCCTTGAGGAGCTATCCCATGCACTAAATCGAAATGCTCCGATTTACGCTGAGATCGTTGGCTATGGTTCAACAGGAGATGCCCATCATATAACAGCCCCGGCTCCAGAAGGCGAAGGCGGTGCAAGAGCGATGAAGATGGCGCTTGATGATGCCAATCTTTCACCTGAATCGGTTGATTATATCAATGCACATGGAACAAGCACCGAATACAATGACTCATTGGAAACGATGGCCATTAAAACTGTGTTTGGTGAATATGCCCATAAACTGGCTATTAGTTCAACGAAATCGATGACAGGCCATTTGCTCGGTGCCGCCGGAGGAATTGAAGCCATATTCTCTGTACTATCGATTGCGAATGATATTATTCCTCCGACCATTCATTATCATGAGAAGGATCCGGCATGCGATTTAGATTATGTTCCTAATGAGGCTAGAGAGAAAACAGTAAGTTGTGCAATGAGCAACTCATTTGGCTTTGGCGGCCATAATGCAACGATAGTATTCAAGAAATACGAATAA
- a CDS encoding ComZ family protein: MAKRKIDYLSLAMKYYPEIKKRMTESNLDIHKRDLLPFMDLFKDIMNEAYDKGYKDGKNSQK, translated from the coding sequence ATGGCGAAACGAAAGATTGATTATTTATCCCTGGCTATGAAATATTATCCGGAGATTAAGAAGAGGATGACTGAGAGTAATCTGGATATCCATAAGAGAGATCTACTGCCATTTATGGACTTATTCAAAGATATAATGAATGAGGCGTATGATAAAGGCTATAAAGATGGAAAGAACTCGCAAAAATAA
- the argJ gene encoding bifunctional ornithine acetyltransferase/N-acetylglutamate synthase yields the protein MNVEVKEFIKAIDGGILTPKGFVAEGIHAGLRYSHNDLGIIYSEVPAQAAAVYTLNSYQAAPIHVTKESIAKNGTLQALVVNSACANACTGERGQKDAEMMRAAVAEKLSLPPYEVAVASTGVIGQYLEIDKITAGIKEIKLTKDKAGEAGFEKAILTTDTCTKKCAFEAQINGVTVSMGGAAKGSGMIHPNMATMLGFITTDANVEQKSLERALRKVTDVSFNQITVDGDTSTNDMVLVMANGMAGNEPLTEKHPDWYVFMSLLKETCECLAKKIARDGEGATKLVEVHVTGAETDQEAKAIAKTVIASNLVKTAVYGADANWGRIVGAMGSSNIPFNQDRVSISFGPVEVFHHGTPVIFNEEQAREYLLGEEVRIYIQLADGLGAGKAWGCDLTYDYVKINASYRT from the coding sequence ATGAACGTAGAGGTGAAGGAGTTTATAAAGGCAATTGATGGAGGAATATTGACACCCAAAGGCTTTGTCGCAGAAGGGATACACGCAGGTTTACGATACTCCCATAATGATTTAGGGATTATTTATTCTGAAGTGCCTGCCCAGGCAGCAGCTGTCTATACTTTGAACTCTTATCAGGCGGCACCAATCCATGTTACAAAGGAGAGCATAGCTAAGAATGGCACACTGCAGGCATTGGTCGTAAATAGTGCCTGTGCGAATGCCTGTACTGGAGAGCGAGGACAGAAGGATGCGGAAATGATGCGGGCAGCAGTCGCCGAAAAACTTAGCTTACCCCCTTATGAGGTGGCGGTCGCCTCTACTGGCGTGATTGGGCAATATCTTGAGATTGACAAAATTACAGCCGGTATTAAGGAAATTAAGCTGACCAAGGATAAGGCAGGAGAAGCGGGCTTTGAAAAGGCGATTCTAACCACTGACACCTGCACGAAGAAATGTGCATTTGAAGCACAGATCAATGGGGTTACCGTCTCTATGGGAGGTGCCGCAAAAGGTTCTGGCATGATTCATCCTAATATGGCGACTATGCTTGGATTTATAACAACTGATGCAAATGTTGAACAGAAATCGCTGGAGCGAGCATTGAGAAAAGTAACCGATGTATCCTTTAATCAAATCACCGTTGACGGAGACACATCCACCAATGATATGGTTCTCGTCATGGCCAATGGAATGGCTGGAAATGAACCATTGACTGAAAAGCACCCTGACTGGTATGTGTTTATGAGCTTGCTGAAAGAAACATGTGAGTGTCTGGCGAAGAAAATTGCCAGGGATGGTGAAGGAGCGACTAAACTAGTGGAGGTCCATGTCACCGGAGCAGAAACGGATCAAGAAGCAAAGGCAATCGCCAAGACGGTCATCGCCTCCAATCTTGTTAAGACAGCCGTTTACGGAGCAGATGCCAACTGGGGAAGAATTGTCGGAGCAATGGGCAGCAGTAATATCCCATTTAATCAGGACAGAGTAAGTATTTCCTTTGGGCCGGTAGAGGTATTCCATCATGGCACACCAGTCATTTTTAATGAGGAACAAGCCCGTGAGTATTTGCTTGGAGAAGAGGTTCGAATCTATATCCAATTGGCTGATGGACTTGGAGCGGGAAAAGCTTGGGGCTGCGATCTGACCTATGATTATGTCAAAATCAATGCCAGCTATCGAACATAA
- a CDS encoding beta-ketoacyl-ACP synthase III: MNAGILGVGKYLPEKVVTNFDLEKTIDTSDEWIRTRTGIEERRIADDSIDTSDMAYEAAVQALQDAAITAEEIDLILVATVTPDKAFPSVACIIQDKLGARKAAAMDISAACAGFTYGIVTASQYIKSGDYRHILVVGVEKLSKITDWNDRNTAVLFGDGAGAVVMGEVGENKGILSFELGSDGAGGKHLEKADQFITMNGREVYKFAVRQMGESSLNVLQKAGLTKDDVSFLIPHQANIRIMEASRQRLELPVEKMSKVVHKYGNTSSASIPVALCEEVEAGKINDGDLIILVGFGAGLTWGAAAIRWGK, from the coding sequence ATGAATGCTGGCATATTAGGAGTAGGGAAATACCTGCCGGAAAAAGTGGTCACCAATTTTGATTTAGAGAAAACCATAGACACTTCAGATGAATGGATTCGGACACGTACCGGAATTGAGGAGAGAAGAATTGCTGATGACTCCATTGATACTTCCGACATGGCTTATGAGGCGGCTGTTCAGGCTTTGCAAGATGCAGCAATCACGGCTGAAGAAATAGATTTAATTTTAGTCGCAACCGTAACGCCAGACAAGGCTTTTCCATCCGTAGCTTGCATTATCCAAGATAAATTAGGCGCAAGGAAGGCTGCTGCGATGGACATCAGTGCAGCTTGTGCCGGGTTTACATATGGCATCGTCACGGCATCCCAATATATAAAATCAGGCGATTATCGCCATATTCTAGTGGTCGGGGTAGAAAAGCTATCTAAGATTACCGACTGGAATGATCGAAATACTGCTGTGCTGTTTGGGGATGGAGCAGGTGCAGTAGTGATGGGAGAGGTTGGAGAGAATAAAGGGATTCTTTCCTTTGAGCTAGGATCGGATGGGGCAGGCGGAAAGCACTTGGAGAAAGCCGATCAATTCATTACGATGAACGGCCGGGAAGTTTATAAGTTTGCGGTCAGACAGATGGGTGAATCCTCCCTCAATGTGCTGCAGAAAGCTGGATTAACGAAGGATGATGTTAGTTTTCTCATTCCGCATCAAGCCAATATCCGTATCATGGAGGCTTCAAGGCAGCGCCTAGAGCTTCCTGTTGAGAAGATGTCTAAAGTTGTCCATAAATACGGGAATACATCATCAGCATCGATCCCGGTCGCTTTATGTGAAGAAGTAGAAGCCGGCAAAATCAATGATGGTGACTTAATCATACTGGTCGGATTTGGGGCAGGACTTACATGGGGTGCTGCTGCAATAAGATGGGGGAAATAA
- the argB gene encoding acetylglutamate kinase — protein sequence MKTIVIKCGGSIISRLSEKFFVSLGELRDEGYSFVFVHGGGPDINEMLAKFDVPVQFENGLRKTTKETLEIAELVLAGKTNRHLVHMLQSHGFKAVGLNGSDGEILKAEHIDQDALGEVGRINKVNTDLLEVLLSKEIYPVLTPISISQSGDKLNVNADTAAGAVAAALHAELCIFITDVDGVRNGSCIIEHLTEPEIRQLIDEGTIYGGMIPKVNAAIQAKQEGASRILITSGVSQFFSNSQWKGTFLGA from the coding sequence ATGAAAACGATTGTAATCAAATGTGGAGGAAGCATTATTAGCCGTCTATCAGAAAAGTTCTTTGTCAGTTTGGGTGAATTGAGAGATGAAGGTTATTCCTTTGTGTTCGTGCATGGGGGAGGACCGGATATAAATGAGATGCTGGCTAAATTTGATGTTCCTGTCCAATTTGAGAACGGGCTTCGAAAGACGACAAAAGAAACGCTGGAGATTGCGGAACTGGTTCTTGCCGGGAAAACGAACCGTCATCTTGTCCATATGCTTCAGTCACATGGATTCAAAGCGGTTGGCTTGAACGGCTCAGACGGTGAGATTCTTAAAGCTGAGCATATTGATCAAGATGCTCTAGGGGAAGTTGGAAGGATTAACAAGGTTAACACTGACCTTCTTGAAGTTCTCTTGTCTAAGGAAATCTATCCTGTATTAACGCCAATCTCCATCAGCCAGTCGGGCGATAAGCTGAATGTAAATGCAGATACAGCTGCAGGTGCTGTTGCTGCTGCCCTCCATGCAGAACTTTGTATATTCATCACTGATGTAGATGGAGTCAGAAACGGGTCTTGCATAATCGAGCATTTAACCGAGCCAGAAATTCGGCAGTTGATAGACGAAGGTACCATTTATGGAGGGATGATACCGAAAGTGAATGCCGCCATACAAGCAAAGCAAGAAGGGGCTTCAAGGATATTAATAACGAGCGGGGTGTCCCAATTCTTTTCCAATAGTCAATGGAAGGGTACATTTTTGGGGGCCTAG
- the mobB gene encoding molybdopterin-guanine dinucleotide biosynthesis protein B, protein MVTPVWQVVGYQNSGKTVFILSMVSYLKSIGVHTAVLKHHGHGGTPDPAVMKDSDKYFKAGADAALVEGEGVIHLQGRMEENFLSKSLAILMAFETDVILLEGYKKEPYPKIVMIRKEADLSLLEEVTNCQAVILWPGVALRDRIIHLNLPIFSLGDNQRIFEWMVDELGINH, encoded by the coding sequence ATGGTGACGCCGGTTTGGCAGGTCGTGGGATATCAAAACAGCGGGAAGACAGTCTTTATCCTTTCCATGGTATCTTACCTAAAGAGCATAGGGGTGCACACAGCGGTCTTAAAGCATCATGGTCATGGGGGAACACCGGACCCTGCTGTCATGAAGGATTCTGATAAATACTTCAAAGCCGGAGCGGACGCGGCTCTCGTTGAAGGAGAAGGGGTTATCCATCTGCAGGGGCGAATGGAAGAGAATTTTTTGAGCAAAAGCCTAGCGATATTAATGGCATTTGAAACGGATGTCATACTTCTAGAGGGATATAAGAAAGAACCATACCCCAAGATTGTAATGATTCGTAAAGAAGCGGATCTATCTTTACTGGAGGAGGTAACCAATTGTCAGGCTGTTATTTTATGGCCAGGGGTAGCCTTAAGGGATAGAATAATTCATTTAAACTTGCCAATTTTCTCATTAGGGGATAATCAGCGGATTTTTGAATGGATGGTCGATGAGTTAGGAATAAATCATTAA
- a CDS encoding molybdopterin molybdotransferase MoeA translates to MEMRKPVAVDKAVQRVMKHALNGSVEFLPIHRCFNETLARDIVATHDVPHFDRSPYDGFAIRSRDTIGASRDFPVEFEVIEEIGAGSVATRKVEAKQAVRIMTGAQMPDGADAVIMLELVREIERDGKVFIQIRRRVKEDENVSFKGEDAKQGELLVNKGTKLNPGIKALLATFGYTEVPVAKKPVIGLFATGTELLEVDEALQPGKIRNSNSYMLADQIKRAGGEPRFLGILPDHLEGSYSAISEALKEVDLLITTGGVSVGDYDYMPDIYARLGAEVLFNKVAMRPGSVTTVAAMNGKILFGLSGNPSASYVGFELFVRPIIRKMLLSPRPHLKKVRGVLGENFTKANPFTRFVRSRAYLEGGQLMAVPSGKDKSNIVMSLASANSFAILPGGSRGYQQGDEVDILLLEDDEGSAWPW, encoded by the coding sequence ATGGAAATGAGGAAGCCGGTAGCAGTGGATAAGGCTGTTCAAAGAGTCATGAAACATGCCCTAAATGGAAGTGTCGAGTTTTTGCCAATACATAGATGTTTTAATGAAACGCTTGCTCGCGATATAGTCGCAACCCATGATGTTCCACATTTTGACCGTTCTCCCTATGACGGGTTTGCCATCCGCTCAAGGGATACAATTGGCGCCTCTAGGGATTTTCCTGTTGAATTTGAGGTGATTGAAGAGATTGGTGCAGGGAGTGTGGCGACAAGAAAGGTAGAAGCCAAACAAGCCGTTCGAATCATGACCGGTGCCCAAATGCCTGATGGAGCAGATGCGGTCATCATGCTTGAGCTTGTCCGAGAAATTGAGCGAGATGGAAAAGTGTTTATCCAGATAAGGCGCAGGGTGAAAGAAGACGAAAATGTATCATTTAAAGGCGAGGATGCGAAGCAAGGGGAACTGCTTGTCAATAAGGGAACCAAGCTGAATCCGGGCATTAAGGCGTTGTTAGCGACTTTTGGATACACGGAAGTACCTGTGGCTAAAAAGCCGGTTATTGGATTATTCGCAACTGGGACAGAGCTGCTGGAAGTGGATGAAGCACTTCAGCCCGGAAAGATTCGAAACAGCAACTCCTATATGCTTGCCGACCAGATTAAAAGGGCAGGCGGGGAGCCTAGATTTTTAGGCATCTTGCCGGATCACCTGGAGGGGAGCTACTCAGCAATTTCCGAGGCCTTGAAGGAGGTCGACTTACTGATTACGACAGGTGGGGTTTCTGTAGGAGACTATGATTATATGCCGGATATTTATGCTCGCCTTGGGGCTGAAGTATTATTCAATAAGGTTGCCATGAGACCTGGAAGCGTGACGACCGTTGCAGCGATGAACGGCAAAATTCTCTTTGGGCTATCAGGAAACCCGTCAGCGAGCTATGTCGGGTTTGAGTTGTTTGTTCGCCCGATTATTCGTAAAATGCTTCTATCCCCTAGGCCGCATTTAAAGAAAGTGAGGGGAGTGCTTGGGGAGAATTTCACGAAAGCCAATCCATTTACCCGCTTTGTTAGAAGCCGCGCTTATTTGGAGGGAGGCCAGCTCATGGCCGTGCCTAGCGGAAAAGATAAATCCAATATTGTTATGAGTCTGGCATCTGCGAATTCATTTGCTATTCTTCCAGGCGGCTCACGAGGATACCAACAAGGGGATGAGGTAGATATCCTATTGCTTGAGGATGATGAAGGGAGCGCTTGGCCATGGTGA
- a CDS encoding acetylornithine transaminase, with translation MSSLLPVYKKWGITPVKAEGAWLTAADGKEYLDFTSGIGVINLGHGDAEVMEAVQAQLGQFWHTSNLFQIPIQEEVASQLARLSGLDKVFFCNSGTEANEAALKFARRATGKTNIITCSQSFHGRTFGAMAATGQSSIHTGFGPVLEGFSYLPFNDLEAFEKAIDNSTAAVLVEVIQGEGGVIPGTESFLTGLTKLCQEHDALLIIDEVQTGNGRTGYPFAYLKYEGVKPDIVTTAKGLGNGLPIGAVMAKAGLEQACSAGVHGSTFGGNPISLAASRAVLAKISDEAFLAEVREKSAWFMGELKKIAERTPAIKDVRGDGFMIGLEIQAEAAPYIMRLQDKQLLALTAGPSVVRILPPLTVTKEELSIALEKIEEGFRIESVLS, from the coding sequence TTGTCATCATTACTTCCGGTTTATAAAAAGTGGGGAATCACACCAGTTAAAGCCGAGGGAGCCTGGCTGACAGCAGCAGATGGAAAGGAATATTTGGACTTCACCTCTGGAATTGGGGTTATCAATCTTGGGCATGGCGATGCGGAAGTCATGGAGGCAGTCCAAGCACAGCTTGGTCAATTTTGGCATACCTCCAATTTGTTTCAGATTCCCATTCAAGAAGAGGTCGCCTCTCAATTGGCTCGATTAAGTGGGCTTGATAAGGTGTTTTTTTGTAATAGCGGAACAGAAGCGAATGAGGCGGCACTTAAATTTGCCAGAAGAGCAACTGGAAAAACAAATATCATTACGTGCAGTCAATCTTTTCATGGGAGAACATTTGGTGCGATGGCTGCTACTGGCCAAAGCTCGATTCATACGGGATTCGGTCCTGTTCTTGAGGGGTTCAGCTATCTCCCCTTTAATGATTTAGAGGCTTTTGAGAAAGCAATCGATAACTCGACGGCTGCTGTATTGGTTGAGGTCATTCAGGGTGAGGGCGGTGTCATTCCTGGAACTGAATCTTTTCTGACAGGGCTGACAAAGCTTTGCCAAGAGCATGATGCTCTTCTGATTATCGATGAAGTGCAAACGGGCAATGGGCGTACCGGCTATCCATTCGCTTATTTAAAATATGAAGGAGTGAAGCCTGATATTGTCACGACAGCCAAAGGGCTTGGAAATGGATTGCCGATTGGTGCTGTTATGGCTAAGGCTGGGCTGGAACAAGCATGCTCAGCAGGGGTTCATGGCTCAACCTTTGGCGGAAACCCGATTTCTTTGGCGGCAAGCAGGGCTGTTCTAGCAAAAATCAGTGATGAAGCGTTTCTTGCAGAGGTTAGAGAGAAATCTGCATGGTTTATGGGAGAGTTAAAGAAGATTGCCGAACGTACACCGGCAATTAAAGATGTTCGGGGAGATGGTTTTATGATTGGGCTTGAAATACAAGCTGAAGCTGCTCCTTATATCATGCGTCTGCAAGATAAACAGTTATTGGCTTTAACGGCCGGACCTAGTGTGGTGCGTATACTTCCACCGTTAACGGTCACAAAAGAAGAATTATCAATCGCTTTAGAGAAAATAGAGGAAGGGTTCCGGATTGAATCGGTTCTATCATGA
- the argC gene encoding N-acetyl-gamma-glutamyl-phosphate reductase, with protein MNVSVVGATGYSGMELIRLLANHPSLSISGVYSSSTAGSRLDAENRQLHGLSELVLKKFDAEQIAHTSELVFLALPSGIAKNLVPELYEKDVKIIDLSGDLRLKEPGEYEKWYKKPAAKPEYVQEAVYGLSEWNRKEIEKAKLVANPGCYPTATLLGLAPLIAQGLIETDDVIIDAKSGISGAGKKTSEAAHYAQANENLSIYKVHQHQHIPEIEQQLRHWDSSFKPVMFTTHLVPMTRGIMATIHAKVKKGVTSQELADAFELKYGEEAFVRLRGENEFPSTKEVYGSNYCDIGFRLDERTNRVTVVSVIDNLVKGAAGQAVHNANIMMGLDETAGLHFAPMFP; from the coding sequence ATGAATGTCTCTGTTGTTGGTGCAACTGGCTATAGCGGAATGGAATTGATCAGGCTTTTGGCTAATCATCCTTCTCTTTCTATTTCAGGTGTCTATTCCTCTTCGACGGCTGGTTCTAGGCTTGACGCAGAGAATAGGCAATTACATGGATTATCAGAGCTAGTGTTAAAGAAATTCGATGCGGAGCAGATAGCTCATACGAGCGAGCTCGTGTTTTTAGCTCTGCCAAGTGGTATTGCCAAGAACTTAGTGCCGGAGCTTTACGAGAAAGATGTGAAGATTATCGACTTATCGGGTGATTTGAGATTAAAAGAACCTGGTGAATATGAGAAATGGTATAAAAAGCCGGCAGCTAAACCGGAATATGTGCAAGAAGCCGTCTACGGTTTGTCAGAATGGAACCGCAAAGAAATAGAAAAAGCCAAGCTGGTTGCTAATCCAGGCTGTTATCCGACCGCCACCCTTTTAGGTCTTGCACCGCTCATAGCCCAAGGGTTGATTGAAACAGATGATGTCATTATTGATGCGAAGTCCGGTATTTCAGGAGCAGGCAAAAAAACATCAGAGGCTGCTCATTATGCTCAGGCGAATGAAAACCTGTCAATTTATAAGGTTCATCAGCATCAGCATATCCCTGAAATCGAACAGCAATTGAGGCATTGGGATTCTTCTTTTAAGCCCGTCATGTTTACCACACATTTAGTTCCGATGACAAGAGGTATTATGGCTACCATCCATGCAAAGGTGAAAAAAGGTGTTACATCTCAGGAATTGGCAGACGCTTTTGAGCTGAAATATGGCGAGGAAGCATTTGTACGGCTAAGAGGAGAAAATGAATTTCCGTCAACAAAGGAAGTCTATGGCTCCAATTATTGTGATATAGGCTTCCGATTAGATGAGAGGACCAATAGGGTAACGGTTGTGTCGGTTATTGATAATCTCGTGAAGGGAGCCGCAGGCCAAGCGGTACATAATGCAAATATCATGATGGGGCTTGATGAGACAGCGGGTCTTCACTTTGCCCCTATGTTCCCATAA
- the argF gene encoding ornithine carbamoyltransferase yields MYGINPILNQKDFLEMSQLTPEQLADLLDLAGELKARMQAGFSDLPLKGKILGMIFEKNSTRTRVSFETGMLQLGGSAIFLSGHDTQLGRGEPISDTAQVLSEYVDGLMIRTHEHSRAQAVAEYASVPVINGLTDFEHPCQALADLLTIKEIKGELSGLKLAYIGDGNNVANSLLVAGALAGMHVVCATPAGYEPNKEAIEAAQSASIGTGAKVEIVHDPYEAAKNADVLYCDVWTSMGQELENEKRLTDFADYQVNDKLTACAKEDYLFMHCLPAHRGEEVAASVIDSAHSVVIKQAGNRLHAQKALLVDLMSTPRQA; encoded by the coding sequence ATGTATGGGATTAACCCTATATTGAATCAAAAGGATTTCTTGGAGATGAGTCAACTGACGCCAGAGCAGTTAGCAGACTTGCTTGATTTAGCAGGAGAATTAAAGGCGCGTATGCAGGCAGGGTTTTCTGACCTTCCACTTAAAGGAAAAATACTTGGCATGATTTTTGAGAAAAACTCAACGAGAACGAGGGTATCCTTTGAGACTGGAATGCTCCAGCTTGGCGGCAGTGCCATTTTTTTGAGCGGTCATGACACACAGCTGGGACGAGGTGAGCCAATCAGTGATACAGCTCAAGTGCTGTCTGAGTATGTGGATGGGTTAATGATTAGGACACATGAACATTCAAGGGCTCAAGCCGTGGCAGAATATGCGTCCGTGCCGGTTATAAACGGATTGACAGATTTTGAGCACCCCTGCCAAGCTTTGGCGGATTTATTGACAATCAAGGAGATAAAGGGTGAGCTTTCCGGATTAAAACTCGCTTACATAGGAGACGGAAATAATGTGGCCAATTCCTTACTGGTCGCTGGCGCACTTGCCGGCATGCATGTTGTTTGTGCGACACCAGCCGGATATGAGCCCAATAAAGAAGCGATAGAAGCAGCCCAAAGTGCTTCTATCGGTACTGGTGCCAAGGTGGAAATTGTCCACGATCCATATGAAGCAGCAAAGAATGCAGATGTCCTATATTGTGATGTCTGGACGAGTATGGGACAGGAGCTGGAAAATGAAAAAAGGCTAACGGATTTTGCTGATTATCAGGTCAATGATAAGCTTACAGCCTGCGCGAAAGAAGATTATTTGTTTATGCATTGCTTGCCGGCCCATCGGGGCGAAGAAGTGGCAGCCTCTGTTATTGATTCAGCGCATTCAGTCGTCATTAAGCAGGCCGGCAATCGCCTGCACGCTCAAAAAGCTTTGCTTGTTGATCTGATGTCGACACCAAGGCAGGCATGA
- a CDS encoding YjzC family protein has translation MGQNRHFKHGQKAPNNGEYIEIGETGSNVVNPKKIRLKAGDPFPENSNHNRHWSYVRKP, from the coding sequence TTGGGACAGAATCGTCATTTTAAGCATGGTCAGAAGGCACCGAACAATGGTGAATATATTGAAATCGGAGAAACAGGGAGCAATGTTGTTAATCCGAAGAAAATTCGATTAAAAGCCGGAGACCCTTTTCCGGAGAACTCAAATCACAACCGACATTGGTCATATGTTAGAAAACCGTGA